The following proteins come from a genomic window of Deltaproteobacteria bacterium:
- a CDS encoding nitroreductase family protein translates to MVTTPLDTLINGRRSIRRYKQYLPPEEWIKEMIMAAMRAPSPTNSQPVRFIRILSPEVKDHLHQAMVRGRERLLEAVKENSSSKRLKNWVNAYSRFSEFMFTAPVLFAVGTTLTFVSLSERLFRAGMTEQGHKKHRDVDIAVGLALKGYLLKGEELGLGSCILSAPLIFIEEPEKILSLEKIEIKCFVTTGYPDEEPDYIKRKEFSEIYREV, encoded by the coding sequence GTGGTCACGACACCTCTGGATACATTGATTAACGGAAGAAGAAGTATAAGGAGATATAAACAGTATCTCCCTCCGGAGGAGTGGATCAAAGAGATGATCATGGCGGCGATGAGAGCGCCTTCCCCAACAAACAGCCAGCCGGTACGGTTCATCCGCATCCTTTCCCCCGAGGTGAAGGACCATCTCCATCAGGCCATGGTGCGCGGCAGGGAGCGTTTATTGGAGGCTGTTAAAGAGAACAGCAGTTCAAAAAGATTGAAAAACTGGGTCAATGCCTACTCACGGTTTTCGGAATTCATGTTCACTGCCCCCGTCCTTTTTGCTGTGGGAACAACACTGACATTCGTCAGTCTCTCAGAAAGACTCTTCCGTGCCGGCATGACGGAACAGGGGCATAAAAAACACCGGGATGTGGATATTGCCGTAGGTCTGGCTCTGAAGGGCTATCTTCTGAAAGGAGAAGAGCTTGGCCTTGGTTCCTGTATCCTCAGCGCCCCGCTCATCTTCATTGAGGAACCGGAAAAGATTCTCTCCCTAGAAAAGATAGAAATCAAATGCTTTGTTACAACGGGCTATCCCGATGAGGAACCGGATTATATCAAGCGAAAAGAGTTCAGTGAAATCTACAGGGAAGTATAA
- a CDS encoding pyridoxal phosphate-dependent aminotransferase family protein — protein sequence MFAERFKNRLLIQQQSGLHRNPPEVTIREGKFLLIGNRKVVNFASNDYLGLSVSEELRQRTARNFQKYGTSSSSSRLVSGNYSVINEAEKAYASYFGYRDALFFPSGYQANLGILSTFLERGDTVIFDKHIHASAVKGMTMSGADFFGYNHNSMSHLERRLETYKSRHVAVLTESIFSMDGDILDVPGLQILKERYGFLTIVDEAHAFGAAGLEGRGIAGPVADIAVGTFGKAFGFFGAFVLLPEGFKEYLFNFSSPLIYTTTLPEAHAATAIDILEIIERSEDKRKHLREISQFMKEGLRREGFRVSGDAHILAMEIGDEAKAVQLSRKLLEENIFVLPARYPTVPLHRSILRISITALFEEEDVTLFIDRVKEVYGTLE from the coding sequence ATGTTTGCAGAAAGATTCAAAAATCGGCTGCTGATTCAGCAGCAATCCGGCCTCCACCGCAACCCGCCGGAGGTAACGATAAGGGAAGGGAAATTCCTCCTCATCGGCAACAGGAAAGTCGTGAATTTCGCTTCCAACGACTATCTAGGGCTCAGCGTTTCCGAGGAACTGCGTCAGAGAACGGCCCGAAATTTTCAGAAGTATGGAACGTCGTCTTCTTCATCGCGTTTAGTATCCGGTAATTATTCAGTAATAAACGAGGCTGAAAAAGCATACGCATCGTATTTCGGTTATCGCGATGCCCTGTTCTTCCCGAGCGGCTACCAGGCTAATCTGGGAATCCTTTCCACATTTCTTGAACGGGGAGATACCGTTATTTTTGACAAGCACATCCACGCAAGCGCTGTAAAAGGAATGACCATGAGCGGGGCAGATTTTTTCGGGTACAACCATAATTCCATGTCCCACCTTGAAAGAAGATTGGAAACTTACAAAAGCCGGCATGTTGCCGTTTTGACAGAGTCGATCTTTAGCATGGATGGAGATATTCTGGATGTCCCCGGTTTACAGATATTAAAAGAGCGTTACGGCTTTTTGACAATCGTTGATGAGGCCCACGCGTTCGGAGCCGCCGGTTTAGAAGGGCGCGGCATCGCCGGTCCCGTGGCGGATATTGCCGTTGGAACCTTCGGTAAGGCCTTTGGCTTTTTTGGCGCCTTCGTTCTTCTTCCCGAGGGATTTAAGGAATACCTCTTTAACTTTTCTTCTCCACTTATATATACCACAACCCTTCCGGAAGCGCACGCCGCCACAGCAATAGACATTCTGGAGATTATCGAGCGAAGTGAAGACAAGAGAAAACACCTAAGAGAAATCAGTCAATTTATGAAGGAAGGTTTGCGTCGCGAGGGGTTTCGGGTTTCCGGTGATGCACATATCCTGGCCATGGAGATCGGGGATGAGGCCAAAGCGGTGCAACTATCCCGGAAGCTCCTCGAAGAGAATATCTTCGTCCTGCCGGCCCGTTATCCAACGGTTCCCCTGCACCGTTCCATACTGAGAATTAGCATCACAGCGCTGTTTGAAGAAGAAGACGTTACCCTGTTTATTGATCGTGTAAAGGAAGTCTATGGAACGCTCGAGTAA
- a CDS encoding beta-ketoacyl-[acyl-carrier-protein] synthase family protein codes for MKRRVVITSMGVLSSLGVNHCEIIKSLKEKKVNFERPVFDSEVVTSPIRNFNARDYTGRFKDGRYCNRGAQFAVASAMAAIKNSGYQKEDLAGAGLFVGTGPNLNIGGEFPEIRGGKIDREDLQALWILKFLPNTAASIIAKLSEIHGENLTVSTACSASLQAIGEAFRKIKDGYLDFAFAGGGDSRLSPGGILAYKKAGALYAGNSDPDTASRPFDCSRSGFVPGEGGAFFLLEELEKAKTRGAKIYGEISGYASSMDAYNMTAPDRDGKWGKFVVLSALREAGISPQQIDVISTHGTGTLLNDEREMNLIAELYRGCQPRVIALKSWIGHTASACGALELALSLVCMQEEYLPEIRNLKEPCHREINFVRDGGAFSFGTCIIENFGFGGQNSALIVKRTNELF; via the coding sequence ATGAAGCGAAGGGTTGTCATCACCTCCATGGGGGTTCTCTCATCTCTCGGCGTTAACCATTGTGAGATTATAAAAAGCCTCAAAGAGAAAAAAGTAAATTTCGAAAGGCCCGTCTTTGACTCCGAAGTCGTCACCTCTCCCATCAGGAACTTCAATGCCCGTGATTATACGGGACGCTTTAAGGATGGCCGCTATTGTAACCGGGGCGCCCAATTTGCCGTTGCTTCTGCGATGGCGGCGATAAAGAATTCAGGGTATCAAAAAGAGGATCTTGCAGGAGCAGGACTCTTCGTCGGCACAGGTCCAAACCTCAATATCGGCGGCGAATTCCCGGAGATCCGGGGGGGCAAAATCGATCGGGAAGACCTTCAGGCATTGTGGATTCTGAAATTTCTGCCCAATACAGCAGCTTCTATCATCGCAAAGCTGTCAGAGATCCACGGAGAGAACCTCACGGTATCCACCGCCTGTTCGGCATCCTTACAAGCAATCGGAGAGGCCTTTCGCAAAATAAAGGACGGCTATCTTGATTTTGCATTTGCCGGGGGCGGCGATTCCCGCCTCAGCCCCGGGGGGATTCTGGCCTATAAAAAAGCGGGCGCCCTTTATGCCGGCAACAGTGATCCCGATACGGCAAGCAGACCCTTTGATTGCAGCCGGAGCGGTTTCGTACCCGGGGAGGGGGGCGCTTTTTTTCTTCTGGAAGAATTGGAAAAGGCGAAAACGCGTGGAGCGAAAATATACGGTGAAATCAGTGGTTACGCGAGTTCCATGGATGCTTATAACATGACCGCCCCGGACAGAGACGGGAAATGGGGAAAATTCGTTGTGCTCTCGGCATTACGGGAGGCGGGAATCTCACCCCAGCAGATCGACGTGATTTCCACACACGGGACGGGAACCCTTCTCAACGATGAGAGGGAAATGAATCTCATAGCCGAGCTCTACAGAGGGTGTCAGCCCCGCGTAATTGCATTGAAGTCCTGGATCGGCCATACCGCTTCCGCATGCGGGGCATTGGAACTCGCCCTCTCTCTCGTTTGTATGCAGGAGGAGTATCTGCCTGAGATCAGAAACCTGAAGGAGCCCTGCCATAGGGAAATCAACTTTGTTCGGGATGGAGGGGCCTTTTCATTCGGCACGTGCATCATTGAGAATTTCGGGTTTGGCGGGCAGAACAGCGCATTGATAGTAAAACGGACCAACGAACTTTTTTAA